TTTTCTGAagaagcaatttttttttgaataagcGTTTTTGCTGCTAATAATTCTCACCAACAGCTTATGGTAATCGAGTCTCAATGCAAAAGCGTCTTTGGCACCTCTGACGCTCAGGGTAATTTAACAGCATCTCTGAAACCTGAACTAGTGCACGCGGATGCTTTGGCTTACTGTCGCTTTGCTCTGCATGTACATGCTTTTCAGTGCAGCTCAAGCTCAGGCACACTGAAGCACCCCACATTTAGCTCCCTCCATCATTGCGTCAGGTTTTATGCTCCTCTCTTTCTGTGGAATTCTCGTACCTGCTGGTCCCAATACACTCGATGAAGACAAACGACGCCGCAGCATCGATCTGAGAAGAACACAGGAGATGAGATTTGCTTGGTGAACAGCAACAACGACGACAGTGACGAACACAGGCGGTGCTTTCTCGTGTCTCAGTAAAGGTTCTTTGCTAGGGATCAACTCGAAATTAGGGCAGGCAGAATCATTTCTAGATCCTCAGTAGTTCTAACAGGCTATTAGCAGAGACCTTGCATGCCACAGCAATCGGACGACCGATCAATTATGGACCCGTTTGGTGAAATGCATGGCACAAAATGGTGAAGACAAACAAAGCACTAATGAGAAGAACTTTGGGATCGGATGCCGCCACGAGACACTTTCCTTCCATGCTGATGGCACCACGCAGCTGAATATATAGCTCGCTCGACGACAGGCAACTTTCGGCCTTTCCGAGGTACCCATGCGTCTCCTCCATCTCTCTCGTACGCTCTACGCAGAGTCGTCGTCCCCCACAAGAAAGTAATGGAATCCGTTCTTCACCGCCATGATGCTCGCTCACACCTAGCTTCTAGGCTTCTAGCTGCAGTTGCCCCCACTCAGGGTCACTTGCCTCacacccatccatccatggGTCCGTCCATCAGTTTTTCTACTGCTCCTGCAGGAGCCAGGAAGTGACGGCATCGGTTGCCGATGCTGATGCCGATTCGGTGCACCTCGTCCAAGAACATCGTCCTGAAAGCCTGCGGAGCAGCCCCAAGGGGTTTGATCGAATCTTGTTCTGAACCAAGCGGTCAGATCAGTGCACATGCACGAGACTCAGCCCCATTTGTTTCCTTAGGAgcttctaaaatttctatcccatggaatatttagatactaattacaaaaccaattgcacagatggaggctaatttgcgagatgaatctattaaacctaattagtccatgatttgacaatgtggtgctacagtaaacatgtgctaatgatggattaattagggtttaatagattcatttcgggaattagtctccatctgtgtaattagttttataattagctcatatttagtcctcctaattagcttccgaatattcgatgtgacatgaatttttaatccggactaaagattCAAACACTCCCTTACTCTTCAGTGGCCGGCCTGTTGTTACATCCTAGGTTTCACCCTTAACCTGCTAATAATTAGAGTCTGCAGAGACCTTAATGGCATTCTTTTCTTGGGATGGTCAGTGCTAACTGGCTTTACCTAGGTAAGTGGCAAAATGCACTATTTCCCGGTCAGGCTTTGGTGCTGCTTACCTTAGATTCCCCTATGACACAGGATTTTTGCCTCCCAAAGCTTATGATAATCTCTACAAACGCTCAGGTTGATCAGTCATAACGGCCTCTTTGGCACCTCATGATCACCCATTCAGTGTGTGCTTTAGTTCATTCTGATGCCGCCGCTTTGCTCTGCATATGCTTTAATTTGCTGTCAGTCAGAGTGCACCTTAACGGCTTAACCTCAGTAAGAGCTCCACACTTtgatgctactccctccgttgttattccaactttcttgaagaatcaaaccattttatgtttgatcaaaattatagagagaatCACATAGGTTTATggcaccaaatagatatactatgaaaatatatttaatgaagaaactaatgctacttatttgatatcatgaatgtcaGTAATTTATTGATAAATTGGGTCAAACTTGAAATGCTTCGACTCTtaagaaagttggaataacttataatttgaaacagagggagtagctgTTTGTTTAGCTCCTCCGTGATTGCTGCCGCTACTTTCTATGGATTTCTCACTCTCGCGCCTGCATCTGGTCCCATGCATGTCTGCAGGCGAGGTCGACGAAGGTGAAGCTTCAACAGTGAACTGTGGAAGATCAGATTTGCTTGGTGAGCCGTGATGAACTGATAACAGGCAGTACTGCGAGCTTTCGCGCGCCTCGGTAAAGATTGTTCTTACTGGGGGCTCGCCATCATGGTGTTAGGATCAAATAAGCCTGGATGGGGACAGAGACAAAAACCGGGGCCTGACGATGATCGATCTGCAAACTGTATCGTGTGCTGTTTACTCGTCAGAATCAGTTCCTTAGGACTTGTCCCGAGTTCCAAGGCTTTTGTGCATGTGAGTGCCCGCATTTGTTTGCTGCTGGTGTCTCCTACTGTTGCCAAGTCTGCAACTGCATCGTGTAccaaagcaaaaaaaataataataaaagggAGCAAACAGCACTTAGTACATTGCAgattataatatatatatatccggCTTGGCAAGACTTTTGTGATGTCAGTGTCTCCTGTAGGTTATGTTGTCAGTTGTGCTATCTCACAAAGCGAGTTCTAAACTACAGTTACATGATCTCTGAAGATAACAAGAGGTAATCATTatatgtttgtttgtttgaatgGAATAATGGGCTGATCCATATCATCATCGCTCATCCTCAACAAGCACATGTAAGTGTAAGCATGAGGGATAAAGTCGTCCTAACAAATTAATTGGATAAATTCATGATGTACCATCTCATCTAGAAGAGGTAATTCTGATCCTAAAACCAAACATCCCAATATTTTTCCTCTTAAAAGGGGAATTggtaaaaagagatgcaaagCCAATATATGGGAGTTCTCTTCTTATTCTCCACCAACTTCGACCCgtttttcatcttctttttatttCCCCTCCTCCCAATCTTCTCTCCACCCTATATCTAGCTAAACTACTTTTGGTCTGCGAAAATGGATGAGGATGGTAACTAAGACCTAACAAGCTATCTATTGAAGGACGTGCTTGGCTGCACGCCGCAACCAGCCATGTCACAATAAATTGGTTGCTGCTTGGCCAAAAGCTGGAAGCCACAGGGAAAACACAAAGCAGGTCTTCAGCATTTGCGCCATGAAGTGTGGTGCCGATTTTTGATGCCAAACCTTCGGCGCGCCACACCGTAGCTGGCAGGTTGTCGCCTGCAACCAAGCAGGCCCGTAATCTATGGAAGATACTACTTCATTTTGCACGATCATGCTTGAAAATTGCTCTGCCACCTTGTGTTGTGGAGGGTCTTTGGTTGAAAAAATGTAATCGCTTCGAAGTCGTGCAAAGGACCCAGCACATTAAGATTATAATTTCCATAAAAAATTGACTGCCTATATTGCTTTAGAGAATTTTATGATTTGGATTTGCATTAAAAAATGGAAAGCAAGATTGGATGGTGGAACGACCAACCGGTGGCTAGTTTAGTACTTTAGGGTAGCACTTAGAATCACATTTTCAAGATATGCTAGGTGAGTTTCCCTGACCTTGCATTATTGCTATGATCCTtctattctcttttgatagacCTATTTGACCTTAGCACAATGACTAAGGAGAATAAACTTGCTTATCATCTAATGAATCATGTCATTATGTACTCCTCGTTATCATATATATGCACCTTGGTATCGATGTTATCATATACATGCACCAATTATTTATGTTTCTAGAAGAGTTACTCTGTACCGGAATCGAACATTCATCTATGTCAAATACAAGACAACAACTCAAATAGAAttatcaaaagagaaaaaactaaTTTTGTGAATAGACCCACCAAAAGAGAATAGGCGAGTATATGGTTGGAGTTTACCCCCAACCTAACCTTTGCAAGTGCCATTTGCGTTtctcacctttttttttaagataatggAAGATTATATTCGAGCTTTATACATGCTTTTTCAAGAATGCATCAGACTACAAAGATTATAGAGTGGCACATGTTCTAGTTAAAACATCAGAAGATCTAATATACCAACGAGAAAtaacaaaataagaaaaatacaaCTAAAAAGCATCCCAACTTGACGCCGTTACCCCCTGGCTTCCCACACCGCGCGCGCACGTCGTGACGCCAGCAACGGCTCGGCACGGTTGCCGTTACGCAACCCTGCCGTGACGTGGCGACCCTTCATATGTTCTCAGCTCACTGTCCTTCTCACTCCCTCGCAGTCACAGTACACAAAGACAGAGACCTGCAGCGAGCTAGTGCACACCAGCAAACCAACCAACGAACCAGCCGATGGGCAAGTGCGTCAGGatccgcagcagcagcagcaagcagaacccgtcgccgtcgacgggcgaggccgcggcggcgtgccTCACGCTGCGCAGCGGCCGCCGCGTGCCGGTGGCCGCGTCGTGCAGCCCGCCGGGCAGcagtcgccaccgccgcggcggagcgGCACCAGCCTGCCGACGGTGCGGCGCCAAGCGCGCGTGCGACAGCCCCGGGCGGCGGAAGTGCTCGCAACCGAGGCCGCACCGTGGCCGGGCGGCGCTCGCAAGCGCCGAGCTCAGGCTtagcggcggccggccggaggaggagccTCTGCCGTCGTCGCAGGCGAACCCCGCTGCCCgcgacgtcgacggcgaccGTGGAGACAGCGCGTAAGTGTAGTTTTGTGCGTTCATTCACATCACAGAACAAGTCAGTTTCGATTTGCGCAAAATTGTCGACTCCTGCACGAGAACAAAAGCCGGCATCGATACAAATGTTAACTACTTTCTTTCCACTGAATTTTGCCCAAATAATTAGACCGGCCACGCCCCTCTCCGGCGACGAGGTGATGAAATCCAAACACGAGCACGGGAGCAAGGGCGGCGTCCCAGGccagccgtcgccgtcgccgtcgtcgccgctgctGCAAGCCGAGATGGAGGCGTTCTTCgtcgcggcggagctcgccgaGCGCCGGCGATTTGCAGAAGCGTAAGCGCTTCATTCTCACACAATTGGATACACAAAATTCCGCACAAAGTTGCAGGTCTGGGTGTCCCCTAACACGAGCTGCTGCCATGCCTTTTTGCAGGTACAATTACGACGTTGCCCTCGACCGCCCGTTGGAAGGCCGATTCGAGTGGGCGCCGGTGAGCACGTGAGGGGACGCAGCATGGAGGGTAAAACTGTCAATCGTAGCAACA
This genomic window from Setaria viridis chromosome 8, Setaria_viridis_v4.0, whole genome shotgun sequence contains:
- the LOC117866896 gene encoding cyclin-dependent kinase inhibitor 3, translated to MGKCVRIRSSSSKQNPSPSTGEAAAACLTLRSGRRVPVAASCSPPGSSRHRRGGAAPACRRCGAKRACDSPGRRKCSQPRPHRGRAALASAELRLSGGRPEEEPLPSSQANPAARDVDGDRGDSAPATPLSGDEVMKSKHEHGSKGGVPGQPSPSPSSPLLQAEMEAFFVAAELAERRRFAEAYNYDVALDRPLEGRFEWAPVST